In Persicimonas caeni, a single window of DNA contains:
- a CDS encoding thrombospondin type 3 repeat-containing protein, with translation MFVCVSALLMLAGCAEDAAFNNDGTGRASDGPDAPSLEDASFDTGLAQSDTKEDTGGSTPIFEAEVPELEGGGTLPDDGDGDGILDPNDNCPTIANPDQTDTDGDGQGDACDADDDNDRVDDVDDNCPLNPNPAQIDTNGDGIGDACDPDNDGDGVNNSGDNCPSVANPDQTDTDGDGIGDACDADDDGDGVNDNTDNCQTSSNADQTDTDSDGQGDACDSDDDNDGVDDGADNCPLVDNPLQTDTDGDGIGDACDNDDDGDGVDDGVDNCAYVANPDQIDLDGDGIGDVCDSDVDRDHDGVDDPNDNCPDVANPSQDDRDGDGIGDVCDTDNDNDGIDDGADNCPTTANGSQADNDMDGTGDACDSDDDNDGVDDGSDNCPMVDNPLQIDTDGDGIGDACDSDDDGDGVDDGSDNCPLVANPGQADSDGDGIGDACDNDNDGDGTDDSVDNCPGVSNPSQSDFDGDGIGDACDNCYVTPSQDQTDSDGDGVGDICDGADADGDGWTDAIDNCPTVPNKHQDDWDGDGVGDACDNCPSVANAGQTDSDGDLIGDACEDLTLCQEFYDARVDLWDQYRCHDWGGTSTCCDGIDNDGDGFVDFGPGECQSECTDGIDNDGDELFDENDPGCASPCDISESDDVTGSHPTCLPGDNACADSNDSCARECLFDGSSGTGNDYRCDPIPGCDCWGCCGGRHLLTNETCTVDYGCYDNGTDACSGYGTNCSQTTCAQADEQCDGIDNNCDGQIDEGCVPGCIARDEVCDGFDNDCDGVVDDNCSNMCVP, from the coding sequence ATGTTTGTATGTGTGTCAGCACTGCTGATGCTGGCGGGTTGCGCCGAAGACGCCGCGTTCAACAACGACGGCACCGGGCGCGCCAGCGACGGCCCGGACGCACCGTCACTCGAAGATGCCTCGTTCGACACGGGCTTAGCCCAAAGTGACACCAAAGAGGACACCGGGGGCTCGACGCCAATCTTCGAGGCCGAAGTCCCGGAGTTGGAGGGCGGAGGGACGCTCCCTGACGACGGTGACGGTGACGGAATCCTCGACCCCAACGACAACTGCCCGACGATCGCCAACCCGGATCAGACGGACACCGACGGCGACGGTCAGGGTGACGCGTGCGACGCGGACGACGATAACGACCGGGTCGACGACGTCGACGACAACTGCCCGCTGAATCCGAACCCGGCCCAGATCGACACCAACGGTGACGGCATCGGCGATGCCTGCGATCCGGACAACGATGGGGACGGGGTCAACAACAGCGGCGACAATTGCCCGAGCGTTGCCAATCCCGACCAGACGGATACCGATGGCGATGGCATCGGCGATGCGTGTGACGCGGACGACGACGGCGATGGAGTCAACGACAACACCGACAACTGCCAGACGAGCAGCAACGCCGACCAGACCGACACCGACAGCGACGGCCAAGGCGACGCGTGCGACTCCGACGACGACAACGACGGCGTCGACGACGGCGCCGACAACTGCCCGCTCGTCGACAACCCGCTACAGACCGACACCGACGGCGACGGCATCGGTGATGCCTGCGACAACGACGACGACGGTGACGGTGTCGACGACGGCGTCGACAACTGCGCCTATGTCGCCAACCCCGACCAGATCGACCTCGATGGCGACGGCATCGGCGACGTATGCGACTCCGACGTCGACCGCGACCACGACGGCGTCGACGACCCCAACGACAACTGTCCGGACGTGGCCAACCCGTCTCAGGATGACCGAGACGGCGACGGCATCGGTGATGTGTGCGATACCGACAACGACAACGACGGGATCGACGACGGCGCCGACAACTGCCCGACGACGGCCAACGGCTCGCAGGCCGACAACGACATGGACGGCACCGGCGACGCCTGCGACTCCGACGATGACAACGATGGCGTCGACGACGGCTCGGACAATTGTCCCATGGTCGACAACCCGCTGCAGATCGACACCGACGGCGACGGCATCGGTGACGCCTGCGACTCCGACGACGACGGTGACGGCGTCGATGACGGTTCCGACAACTGCCCGCTGGTCGCCAACCCCGGCCAAGCCGACTCCGACGGCGACGGCATCGGTGACGCCTGCGACAACGACAACGACGGCGACGGCACCGACGACTCGGTCGACAACTGCCCGGGCGTTAGCAACCCGTCGCAGAGCGACTTCGACGGCGACGGCATCGGCGACGCCTGTGACAACTGCTACGTCACGCCCAGCCAAGACCAGACCGACTCCGACGGCGACGGCGTGGGCGACATCTGCGACGGCGCTGACGCCGACGGCGACGGCTGGACCGACGCGATCGACAACTGTCCGACGGTGCCCAACAAGCACCAAGATGATTGGGACGGAGACGGTGTGGGCGACGCGTGCGACAACTGCCCGTCGGTGGCCAATGCCGGTCAGACCGACTCCGACGGAGACCTCATCGGCGACGCCTGCGAAGACCTGACGCTCTGCCAGGAGTTCTACGATGCCCGCGTCGACTTGTGGGACCAGTACCGCTGCCACGACTGGGGCGGCACCTCCACGTGTTGTGACGGTATCGACAACGACGGTGACGGGTTTGTCGACTTCGGGCCCGGCGAGTGCCAGAGCGAGTGCACCGACGGCATCGACAACGACGGCGACGAGTTGTTCGACGAGAACGACCCCGGCTGCGCCAGCCCCTGCGACATCTCGGAGAGCGACGACGTCACCGGCAGCCACCCGACATGTCTGCCCGGCGACAACGCCTGCGCCGACAGCAACGACAGTTGCGCTCGAGAGTGCTTGTTTGACGGCTCCTCGGGCACGGGCAACGACTACCGGTGCGACCCGATCCCCGGCTGTGACTGCTGGGGCTGCTGTGGCGGACGCCACCTGTTGACCAACGAGACGTGCACCGTCGACTACGGGTGCTACGACAACGGCACCGATGCCTGCTCGGGCTACGGCACCAACTGCAGCCAGACGACCTGTGCGCAAGCCGACGAGCAGTGCGACGGCATCGACAACAACTGCGACGGCCAGATCGACGAGGGCTGTGTGCCCGGCTGCATCGCCCGCGACGAAGTCTGCGACGGCTTCGACAACGACTGCGACGGCGTCGTCGACGACAACTGCTCGAATATGTGTGTGCCGTAA
- a CDS encoding thrombospondin type 3 repeat-containing protein — MKRDSYRGTWMIVCLFTLVTALAACSDNVEGSDQGDRTTGPDVGTDVELDTDLVETDTGEPFDFGATEPNVDWNARLPEPAEDSDGDGVADDVDNCPTIANAPQKDHDGDGDGNACDPDDDNDGINDAYDNCPYNANPAQIDTDGDGHGDACDPDNDGDGLADGSDNCPNVSNPDQADADNDGVGDACDAGTDTDGDGVNDEDDNCPHVDNPSQDDLDGDGIGDACDNCDYLSSPNQTDSDGDGVGDICDGTDSDGDGWADGFDNCPTVPNLHQEDWDGDGLGDACDNCPSIANPAQADANGDGTGDACEGLPLCEDFQDNRLDLWGQYRCHDWGGTSTCCDGIDNDGDGYVDFGANECGTECTDGIDNDGDGVFDQNDPGCASPCDISETAGISGSHPTCIAGDNACADSNDSCARECLFDGSSGPGNDARCDPFPGCDCWGCCGGTHLLTGESCTVDYECYDNGSSECDGLGIDCSQTLCAQADEQCDGVDNNCDGQIDENCSAGCIARDEVCDGFDNDCDGQVDEECAQVCSP, encoded by the coding sequence ATGAAACGCGATAGCTATCGCGGTACCTGGATGATTGTTTGTCTCTTCACGCTCGTCACTGCGCTGGCCGCTTGCAGCGACAATGTCGAGGGCAGCGACCAAGGCGACCGCACCACCGGCCCTGACGTGGGCACCGACGTGGAGCTCGACACCGACCTGGTCGAAACCGACACGGGGGAGCCATTCGACTTCGGCGCGACCGAACCGAATGTCGATTGGAACGCGCGGCTCCCCGAACCCGCCGAGGATAGCGACGGCGACGGCGTCGCCGACGACGTCGACAACTGCCCGACGATCGCCAACGCGCCCCAGAAGGACCACGACGGCGACGGCGACGGCAACGCCTGCGATCCCGACGATGACAACGACGGGATCAACGACGCCTACGACAACTGCCCTTATAACGCCAACCCCGCTCAAATCGACACCGACGGCGACGGCCACGGCGACGCCTGCGACCCGGACAACGATGGCGACGGCCTCGCCGATGGCTCCGACAACTGCCCCAACGTGAGCAATCCCGACCAGGCCGACGCCGACAACGATGGCGTGGGTGACGCTTGCGATGCCGGTACGGATACCGACGGCGACGGCGTCAACGACGAGGACGACAACTGTCCGCACGTCGACAACCCGAGCCAAGACGACCTCGACGGCGACGGGATCGGCGACGCCTGCGACAACTGCGACTACCTTTCGAGCCCGAATCAGACAGACTCCGACGGCGACGGCGTGGGCGATATCTGTGACGGCACCGACTCCGACGGCGACGGCTGGGCCGACGGCTTCGACAACTGCCCCACGGTGCCCAACCTGCACCAGGAGGACTGGGACGGCGACGGACTCGGAGACGCCTGCGACAACTGCCCGTCGATCGCCAACCCCGCCCAGGCGGACGCCAACGGCGACGGCACCGGCGACGCCTGCGAGGGCCTGCCGCTCTGCGAGGACTTCCAGGACAATCGCCTCGACCTTTGGGGCCAATATCGCTGCCACGACTGGGGCGGCACCTCCACGTGCTGTGACGGCATCGACAACGACGGCGACGGCTACGTCGACTTCGGCGCCAACGAGTGTGGCACCGAGTGCACCGATGGTATCGACAACGACGGCGACGGCGTCTTCGACCAGAACGACCCCGGCTGCGCCAGCCCCTGCGACATCAGCGAGACCGCCGGAATCTCCGGCAGCCACCCCACGTGCATCGCCGGCGACAACGCCTGCGCCGACAGCAACGACAGCTGTGCTCGAGAGTGCTTGTTCGACGGCAGCTCCGGCCCGGGCAACGACGCGCGCTGTGATCCGTTCCCTGGTTGTGACTGCTGGGGCTGCTGCGGCGGCACGCACCTGCTGACCGGCGAGTCGTGCACGGTCGACTACGAATGCTACGACAACGGCTCGAGTGAGTGTGACGGGTTGGGTATCGACTGCAGTCAGACGCTCTGCGCGCAGGCCGACGAGCAGTGCGACGGCGTCGACAACAACTGCGACGGCCAGATCGACGAGAACTGCTCGGCCGGCTGCATCGCCCGCGACGAAGTCTGCGACGGCTTCGACAACGACTGTGACGGCCAAGTCGACGAAGAATGCGCACAAGTCTGCTCGCCGTGA
- a CDS encoding CehA/McbA family metallohydrolase domain-containing protein — protein sequence MNSTKRGLFTAIALAFLTLGGAAIYTACIPDGDSKAQLRAKRVTTRDELIGGPVALGEIGDYILENDQIRVVIEDVGYASGSGLFGGSLIDADLIHQNAKGDIFGGNGKDTFGEFFPAYFLEMLDPEEIEVINDGSDGKAAIVEVRGRGGEFVTMLRFINQAMINSYDAELGKVIQGVPADSDGEPLVTFSVRYILEPGARHVRVESTLENVSDSELTFPDRGIVSTIQSFMGIDLSGFSVPLGGVLGFGKLNSLFVPEIGYDLRWGLEDTYRTPIELPAFPGKITDFIGSSNTNGTNYGFIAGASEERNFVNNKSDIYGDTGPVDMLLLFYASGFGGVLTHDMPATLAPNETFTFTNYLIVGEGDVASLVDEALAIREIDTQRVAGRVVDDLSGEPVGENVSVLIYRAREDVSDPATNGCTVDGEGFEAKKPLVYSQAFTNKEGMFDFRLPTGHYCYRTRDRGRPLSDYVHFEVANKEVILKPEAKAYATIQARIVDQNGTPVPAKIMLVGTHEHREGMLKRHFLFDLEAGEPWRTTDMIPDTEDPATRKYLEAIDYASADGMVTMHARPNTYDVYFSRGTEYELVKREGVQLEPGKIKRLQISLERQMNPKGYLSGDFHMHARGSIDSGLDFNSRVVSIAAEGVEVVASTDHNHVSDYRPYIYRNELHPWLNSVVGVELTTFEFGHFNAFPLDYEVGSVNGGAVPWQRLPPQKIFDELRSHGAVSEEDTIIQINHPRDSILGYFGQYNVDPFTTEVTLPFQEASGQDKLIATLSTSSGNAYMRDCRKEDVDCRGDKDFESTFSWDFDAIEIFNGKHLEQLRHYRIPYGAGEWPEEVSSKIIETVCTDEFADELETYCDDNGIDTDACEHPLDGHSIDDWCSFDLDELHARYGKGDVMCDGDEVAFAGALDDWYNLLNYPRSFVRGDDMNPGEPVYKRYTATGNSDSHTDGKPEFRQPGSPRNYFYVGHDDPAQMQPAELARALKERRNIVTNGPFAAMKIADAGVGEEIKVDAGTVSIEVTVRAVDWVGADRFRIVANGEPTEIDDDETPTEYEFELDENGEFTTTVSVDIEKDTWFVLEVEGDNSMFPVYTPQEIPQVNFEAAIGSLAGSFGFGGSVEGLSPTEVFPLTPFAFTNPIWVVYDQGADTDGEFTPPAPPHRSCSQNQFQPGALLSADDFNKKKLRLDAVQMPFEVKPHKHTPFERAPGAQRDVRILFENWHTH from the coding sequence ACCGCCTGTATTCCCGACGGTGACTCCAAGGCGCAACTGCGCGCCAAGCGCGTCACCACGCGCGACGAGCTCATCGGCGGGCCGGTGGCCCTCGGAGAAATCGGCGACTACATCCTCGAGAACGACCAGATCCGCGTGGTGATCGAGGATGTCGGCTATGCGAGCGGTAGCGGTCTCTTCGGGGGATCGCTCATTGACGCCGACCTCATCCATCAGAACGCCAAGGGTGATATCTTCGGCGGAAACGGCAAAGACACCTTCGGAGAGTTCTTCCCGGCTTATTTCCTCGAGATGCTCGACCCCGAAGAGATCGAGGTCATCAACGATGGCAGCGACGGCAAGGCCGCCATCGTCGAGGTGCGCGGGCGCGGCGGCGAATTCGTCACCATGCTGCGGTTCATCAACCAGGCGATGATCAACAGCTACGACGCCGAACTCGGCAAGGTCATCCAGGGCGTGCCCGCCGACTCTGACGGCGAGCCGCTGGTGACGTTCTCGGTGCGCTACATTTTGGAGCCGGGCGCGCGCCATGTGCGCGTGGAGAGTACGCTCGAGAACGTCTCCGACAGCGAGCTCACCTTCCCCGATCGGGGCATCGTCTCGACGATCCAGTCGTTCATGGGCATCGACCTGAGCGGCTTCAGCGTGCCGCTCGGCGGCGTGCTCGGCTTCGGCAAGCTCAACAGCCTCTTCGTGCCCGAAATCGGCTACGATCTTCGCTGGGGTCTCGAGGACACTTACCGTACCCCGATTGAGTTGCCCGCCTTCCCCGGCAAGATCACCGACTTCATCGGCTCGTCGAACACCAACGGGACGAATTACGGGTTCATCGCCGGCGCCTCCGAGGAGCGCAACTTCGTCAACAACAAGAGCGACATCTACGGGGATACAGGCCCCGTAGATATGCTCCTGCTGTTCTATGCGTCGGGCTTTGGCGGCGTGCTCACCCACGACATGCCCGCCACCCTCGCTCCCAACGAGACCTTCACGTTCACCAACTACCTCATCGTCGGCGAAGGTGACGTGGCGAGCCTGGTCGACGAGGCGCTCGCCATCCGCGAGATCGACACCCAGCGTGTCGCCGGACGCGTCGTCGACGATCTCTCCGGCGAGCCGGTGGGCGAGAACGTGTCGGTGTTGATCTACCGGGCGCGCGAAGACGTCAGCGACCCCGCCACCAACGGCTGCACGGTCGACGGCGAAGGCTTCGAGGCGAAAAAGCCTCTGGTCTACAGCCAGGCGTTCACCAACAAAGAGGGCATGTTCGACTTCCGGCTGCCCACCGGCCACTACTGCTATCGCACCCGCGACAGGGGCCGCCCGCTCAGCGATTACGTGCACTTCGAGGTCGCAAACAAAGAGGTCATCCTGAAGCCGGAAGCCAAGGCGTACGCCACGATTCAAGCGCGCATCGTCGACCAAAATGGCACGCCAGTGCCCGCCAAGATCATGCTCGTGGGCACCCACGAGCATCGCGAAGGCATGCTCAAGCGCCACTTCCTGTTCGATCTGGAGGCCGGTGAACCCTGGCGCACCACGGACATGATTCCGGACACCGAGGATCCGGCCACGCGTAAGTACCTCGAGGCGATCGACTACGCCTCGGCCGATGGCATGGTCACCATGCACGCGCGCCCGAACACCTACGACGTCTACTTCAGCCGCGGCACCGAGTACGAACTGGTCAAGCGCGAGGGCGTCCAGCTCGAGCCGGGCAAGATCAAACGCCTCCAGATCTCGCTCGAGCGCCAGATGAATCCCAAAGGATACCTCAGCGGCGACTTCCACATGCACGCACGCGGCTCCATCGACAGCGGACTCGACTTCAACAGCCGAGTCGTGAGTATCGCGGCCGAAGGCGTCGAAGTTGTAGCCTCGACCGACCACAACCACGTGTCCGACTACCGCCCCTACATCTACCGCAACGAATTGCACCCCTGGCTCAACTCGGTGGTGGGCGTCGAGCTGACGACCTTCGAGTTCGGTCACTTCAACGCCTTCCCCCTCGACTACGAGGTCGGCAGCGTCAACGGCGGCGCGGTGCCCTGGCAGCGGCTTCCGCCCCAGAAGATCTTCGACGAGCTTCGCTCCCACGGCGCGGTCTCCGAGGAAGACACCATCATCCAGATCAACCACCCGCGCGATTCGATCCTGGGCTACTTCGGCCAGTACAACGTCGACCCGTTCACCACCGAAGTCACCCTGCCCTTCCAAGAGGCCTCCGGTCAGGACAAGCTCATCGCCACCCTGTCGACCTCGTCGGGCAACGCCTACATGCGCGACTGCCGCAAAGAGGACGTCGACTGTCGCGGCGACAAGGACTTCGAGAGCACCTTCAGCTGGGATTTCGACGCCATCGAGATCTTCAACGGAAAGCACCTCGAGCAGCTTCGCCACTACCGCATCCCCTACGGCGCCGGTGAGTGGCCCGAAGAGGTCTCCAGCAAGATCATCGAGACGGTGTGCACCGACGAATTCGCCGACGAGCTCGAGACCTACTGCGACGACAACGGCATTGACACCGACGCGTGCGAGCATCCGCTCGACGGCCACAGCATCGACGACTGGTGCTCGTTCGACCTCGACGAGCTACACGCACGCTACGGCAAGGGCGACGTGATGTGCGACGGCGACGAGGTCGCCTTCGCCGGCGCGCTCGACGACTGGTACAACCTGCTCAACTACCCGCGCTCGTTCGTGCGCGGCGACGACATGAACCCGGGCGAGCCGGTCTACAAGCGCTACACCGCCACCGGCAACTCCGACAGTCACACCGACGGCAAGCCCGAGTTCCGCCAGCCGGGCAGCCCGCGCAACTACTTCTACGTCGGCCACGACGACCCGGCCCAGATGCAGCCCGCCGAGCTGGCGCGCGCGCTCAAAGAACGCCGCAACATCGTGACCAACGGCCCGTTCGCCGCCATGAAGATCGCCGACGCTGGAGTCGGCGAAGAGATCAAAGTCGACGCCGGCACCGTCTCGATTGAGGTGACCGTGCGCGCGGTCGACTGGGTCGGCGCCGATCGCTTCCGCATCGTCGCCAATGGCGAACCGACCGAGATCGACGACGACGAGACACCCACCGAGTACGAGTTCGAGCTCGACGAAAACGGCGAGTTCACCACCACGGTGTCGGTCGACATCGAAAAGGACACCTGGTTTGTCCTCGAGGTCGAAGGCGACAACAGCATGTTCCCGGTCTACACCCCGCAGGAGATCCCTCAGGTCAACTTCGAGGCGGCGATCGGCAGCCTGGCCGGCTCGTTCGGCTTCGGCGGTTCGGTCGAGGGCCTGTCGCCCACCGAGGTCTTCCCGCTGACCCCGTTCGCCTTCACCAACCCCATCTGGGTGGTCTACGACCAGGGCGCGGACACCGACGGCGAGTTCACTCCTCCGGCACCGCCGCACCGCAGTTGCTCGCAGAACCAGTTCCAGCCGGGCGCGCTGTTGAGCGCCGACGACTTCAATAAGAAGAAGCTGCGCCTCGACGCGGTGCAGATGCCGTTCGAGGTCAAGCCGCACAAGCACACGCCGTTCGAGCGCGCCCCTGGTGCCCAGCGTGACGTGCGCATCCTCTTCGAGAACTGGCACACGCACTGA
- a CDS encoding lytic transglycosylase domain-containing protein gives MKLLRFVARVTKGIYDILATYLLAWVLFFALTAFGFHFGLEAAARALGFDSPDVWWRKLAGPLGETGVVWFRLLAFGSLHAAIVYFLRGPLGVIQEKLEAGFDRVADLFKYITRERGKLRVVGHIVFTLVVTLLLVPFVLQPTLVPQYTTGQAWLERGANLADGTASRFVADSVVGLYRKLYADPVEAEGGVSSAEVDAAQAAHDARPPLPDDPDGTDGPTTPPIPTGDQPLMDRWDDQIRGAAGGDPVKFAQIKAFMWVESAGRQFAVSHTGCSGLMQFCAGTARSRPYRKVFGVGRVYTCNCDGPCRIDRQTRRDIETGIANPGELADKFPCDLTDARFDAARSIRAGALYIDRLSKRFGGNLYLMYIGYNSGPAVAGEVYKRLGRSNTASLDEIELHLADAMRPHYGAGSERRARSLLRTHLPKIKRAYDRYYEPTTLAAK, from the coding sequence ATGAAGCTGCTTCGATTCGTGGCACGGGTCACCAAGGGAATCTACGACATTCTGGCGACCTACCTACTCGCCTGGGTTCTCTTCTTCGCGCTGACCGCCTTCGGCTTCCACTTCGGCCTGGAGGCCGCCGCTCGAGCGTTGGGCTTCGACTCGCCGGACGTCTGGTGGCGGAAACTCGCCGGGCCGCTGGGCGAGACCGGCGTAGTCTGGTTCCGGCTGCTCGCCTTCGGCAGCTTGCACGCGGCCATCGTCTACTTTCTTCGTGGTCCGCTGGGCGTCATCCAAGAGAAGCTCGAAGCCGGCTTCGACCGCGTCGCCGACCTCTTCAAGTACATCACGCGCGAGCGCGGAAAGCTCCGCGTCGTCGGCCACATCGTCTTCACCCTCGTGGTGACGCTGCTTCTCGTCCCCTTCGTCCTCCAGCCCACGCTTGTGCCGCAATACACCACCGGCCAGGCGTGGCTCGAGCGCGGCGCCAACCTCGCCGACGGCACGGCGAGCCGGTTTGTAGCCGACTCGGTGGTCGGTCTGTACCGCAAGCTCTACGCCGATCCGGTCGAAGCCGAAGGCGGTGTATCGAGCGCCGAGGTCGACGCAGCTCAAGCCGCACACGACGCTCGCCCTCCCCTGCCCGATGATCCCGATGGTACCGACGGACCGACGACGCCCCCCATCCCCACCGGCGACCAGCCGCTGATGGACCGCTGGGACGACCAGATTCGAGGGGCAGCCGGTGGCGACCCGGTCAAATTCGCGCAAATCAAAGCGTTCATGTGGGTCGAGTCCGCCGGGCGCCAATTCGCCGTGAGCCACACCGGATGCAGCGGGCTCATGCAATTTTGCGCCGGCACCGCCCGCAGCCGCCCATATCGCAAGGTCTTCGGCGTCGGCCGCGTCTACACCTGCAACTGCGACGGCCCCTGCCGCATCGACCGCCAGACTCGCCGCGACATCGAAACCGGCATCGCCAATCCGGGCGAACTCGCCGACAAGTTCCCGTGTGACCTCACCGACGCCCGCTTCGACGCCGCCCGAAGCATCCGCGCCGGCGCCCTCTACATCGACCGGCTCTCGAAGCGCTTCGGCGGCAATCTCTACCTGATGTATATCGGCTACAACTCCGGCCCCGCCGTCGCAGGCGAGGTCTACAAACGCCTCGGCCGCAGCAACACCGCAAGCCTCGACGAAATCGAACTCCACCTCGCCGACGCTATGCGCCCCCACTACGGCGCAGGCTCCGAGCGCCGCGCCCGCTCGCTGCTGCGCACGCACCTTCCGAAGATCAAGCGCGCCTACGATCGCTACTACGAACCAACGACGCTTGCCGCAAAATAG
- a CDS encoding acyl-CoA carboxylase subunit beta produces the protein MGKDKKNETMRKLVEELQEKREDAHQMGGERRVNRQHEKGKMDARQRIDYLFDEDTFTEFGLHAFFHSNGKPISQDEVRSPADGVITGWGEINGRVAVCAAYDFTVLGGSIGDVNEAKVTRCREFALKNRVPMIWLIDSAGARVHGGSGIDFDQITLFSGSGYLFREQVTMSGVVPQIAAMVGPGAAGTAYVPGLADFVPMVKDTSFMALGGPPLVKAAVGEDIDEQELGGAKVHNKESGVADQMYKSDEECLDAIKKYLSYFPQNCEEKPKAIEFSGDPEREEGGELREKLLDVLPESRRRAYDMRTLLSYVVDDGELFEMKPKFARQLVTAFAHIGGQQVGVIANNPKYMGGALDNDSADKAARFVNLCDSFNIPLVFFQDVPGFMVGSRVEKAGIIRHGAKMLYEVSKATVPKITVIVRKAYGAGYYVMCGKAYEPDLLVAWPTAEISVMGPQGMVEIFARGMMNKMGGEVDEEAFAQQKKQMVQMIEPHIDIYKVAGRGIIDEVIDPRETRDYILRGLKLSRNKHVERPWRKSGVRPV, from the coding sequence ATGGGCAAGGACAAGAAGAACGAAACGATGCGCAAGCTCGTCGAGGAGCTGCAGGAAAAGCGTGAGGACGCCCACCAGATGGGCGGCGAGCGGCGGGTGAACCGCCAGCACGAAAAGGGCAAAATGGACGCCCGCCAGCGCATCGACTACCTGTTCGACGAGGACACCTTTACCGAGTTCGGCCTGCACGCCTTCTTCCACTCCAACGGCAAGCCGATCTCGCAAGACGAGGTACGCTCGCCCGCCGACGGAGTCATCACCGGCTGGGGCGAGATCAACGGACGCGTCGCCGTGTGCGCCGCGTACGACTTCACCGTACTCGGCGGCTCGATTGGCGACGTCAACGAGGCCAAGGTCACCCGCTGCCGCGAGTTCGCGCTGAAGAACCGCGTGCCGATGATCTGGCTGATCGACTCGGCCGGCGCTCGCGTGCACGGCGGAAGCGGCATCGACTTCGATCAGATCACGCTCTTTAGCGGCTCGGGCTACCTGTTCCGCGAGCAGGTCACGATGTCGGGCGTGGTGCCCCAGATTGCCGCGATGGTCGGCCCCGGCGCTGCCGGCACCGCCTACGTGCCCGGCCTGGCCGACTTCGTGCCGATGGTCAAAGACACCAGCTTCATGGCGCTCGGCGGCCCTCCCCTGGTCAAGGCGGCCGTCGGCGAGGACATCGACGAGCAAGAACTCGGCGGCGCAAAGGTGCACAACAAGGAATCGGGCGTGGCCGACCAGATGTACAAGTCGGACGAGGAGTGTCTCGACGCCATCAAAAAGTACCTGAGCTACTTCCCGCAAAACTGCGAGGAGAAGCCGAAGGCCATCGAGTTCTCGGGCGACCCCGAGCGTGAAGAAGGCGGCGAGCTACGCGAAAAGCTCCTCGACGTGCTCCCCGAGAGCCGTCGTCGCGCCTACGACATGCGCACGCTGCTGAGCTACGTCGTCGACGACGGCGAGCTCTTCGAGATGAAGCCAAAGTTCGCCCGCCAGCTCGTCACAGCCTTTGCCCACATCGGCGGCCAGCAGGTCGGCGTCATCGCCAACAACCCAAAGTACATGGGCGGCGCGCTCGACAACGACTCGGCCGACAAGGCCGCGCGCTTCGTCAACCTGTGCGACTCGTTCAATATCCCGCTCGTCTTCTTCCAGGACGTGCCCGGCTTCATGGTCGGAAGCCGCGTCGAAAAGGCCGGCATCATCCGCCACGGCGCCAAGATGCTCTACGAGGTGTCGAAGGCGACCGTGCCCAAGATCACCGTCATCGTGCGCAAGGCCTACGGCGCCGGCTACTACGTCATGTGCGGCAAGGCCTACGAGCCCGACCTTCTGGTCGCCTGGCCCACCGCCGAGATCAGCGTCATGGGCCCCCAGGGCATGGTCGAGATCTTCGCGCGCGGCATGATGAACAAGATGGGCGGCGAAGTCGACGAAGAGGCCTTCGCCCAGCAGAAGAAGCAGATGGTCCAGATGATCGAGCCGCATATCGACATCTACAAGGTCGCCGGCCGCGGCATCATCGACGAGGTCATCGACCCGCGCGAGACCCGCGACTACATCCTGCGCGGCTTGAAGCTGTCGCGTAACAAGCACGTCGAGCGACCGTGGCGTAAGTCGGGCGTGCGCCCTGTGTAA